From the genome of Setaria viridis chromosome 1, Setaria_viridis_v4.0, whole genome shotgun sequence:
GAGGCCCATTCCTTGAAAGTGGAGAAGATCTTGTACCAGGGGAAGTCACCATACCAAGAAGTCTTAGTTTTCGAGGTTCTCATCGTCTATTCGTACCAGAAATAAAAACTTTATGTGGCTTCTATTGTGTATAACCTGTTAGTTTTTGTGTGCAGTCGACAACCTATGGGAAAGTCCTTGTGCTTGATGGCATTGTTCAGTTGACTGATAAGGATGAATGTGCGTACCAGGAAATGATTACTCACCTCCCACTTTGTTCAATTCCATCCCCTAAAAAAGTATATCTCCTGATCCCTGTTTTTCCTCAATATTGTGAAATTGTTAATAATGCTGTATCGCTACTAACAGAAATTGAACAGAAAGATATTATGCAGCTCTATGTCAGCACATGgaatatttctttttatttgcaTTTGAATGGATACTGTAGCATGACAGTGACTTATTCTCTTAGGAATTACTTTGCAGGTTTTGGTTattggtggtggtgatggaggTGTGCTCCGAGAGATTTCCAGACATAGTTCTGTGGAGTCAATTGACATATGTGAAATCGATCAGCTGGTTATTGATGTAAAGTTCTCCTTTGATTCTTTGACCTTCGCTTCGAGTTGTAATCGCTATCTATACCTTGCTGATATACATCTTAACTTTTTAGGTTTGCAAAGATTTCTTCCCACATTTGTCTGTTGGATTTGAAGATCCTCGTGTTCAACTTCATGTTGGTGATGGTATGTCGATAATCCCATGAGACGACTACATTACTTGTTCATATCTTCCTAAATTCCCTATTTGCAGCGTGTAGGTAAAATCATTTCAGTTTGTGATTTGTAATTTCATAATAGAATGCCTTTTTTTCCTACTTTCAGCTGTGGAGTTCTTGAGAAATGCGCCTGAAGGTACATATGACGCTATCATTGTTGATTCGTCAGACCCAATAGGTGAGTTAATGCTGCTATTCATCGTCTTTCTTGAACACAGTGCCATGGATAGCCTTAGTGATGTCTTTGTTACTGTATATCTGTTCTGTGCATTTTTGGTTTTGTTACTTCCTATTATATCGTTCATGTGCTCCATGCTTCTTTATTTCTTGGTTGCTGCATCCCTAGCTATTCTGTATTAATGATGAATAATGTGTTCCGATTTTACTTGTAAATGGAACTTTGTCCTATCAAATTCTCAGTCAAATATTACTGTTCTTATTATGCTACTTTTGGCATTTACAGGGCCTGCTCAGGAACTTGTGGAGAAGCCTTTTTTTGATACAATTGCTAGAGCCTTGAGGCCTGGTGGAGTTCTTTGTAATCAAGCTGAGAGTATGTGGTTGCATACACATTTGATTCAGGATATGCTTTCAATTTGCCATGAGACTTTCAAGGGTTCTGTGCACTATGCATGGACTAGTGTCCCAACATACCCGAGGTTCAAACTCTATTATCTATTATTCGTACCTTGATCCTTTTTTACAGTTTAACTGTATTTACAACTAATTTAGGCATTTACTGTTGAACTTTACCATCTAATACTGATCTTTTTTGTATAGTTCTTATTCGTAAATGAATGAAATAGATAGGGCTAGCTATTGTTAAAATTATTAACTTAAAGTAGCATTtattggtgttttttttttgtctttctttgcTCCTTTTTTCTTGTAAAAATGAAGATTATATGGGCTTAGCAGTGCAAGCTTCAAGATCTGTCTTGTGTTTTGCTGAGCTGAATGGATGCATGTTTGAGGGACTTGAACTTATAAGGGTTTTATGAACATTTCTTGTTTTTATCCCTTTCTGACATGAGCTTGGTGACTTATGTGGTGCCTGGGGTAGGCATAAGAACAAGTTTTGTTTTCTGCTACTTTTTTATCTGTCCCAAGAAGATGGTACTGCGATCCTCATTAGTGTCGATATTGTTGACAGTGAACTGGTGCCAGCGCTGGTTCATTTGGCATCATAGGTTATTTGGGGCTTAGCTCAACTCATGCAAGGAACCAGTTGTAGCCAGACAGAGCATTAGTGAGCAAATATTCCCAATGTTGTCTATATATTTTGCATAATCAAGTCATGCTAGCTGATCAATGCAAACTATGTTGACCTCATATTATTGAAGCTACAAATGGTTTCTAGTTTATCTTCTTGATGCAGTCATTTTGGATAAGCCTTAGTAGACTTACGAAGAAGGGAAATAATCACACGACACTCATCCTGTACTTCACATTGTGCATAAAAGAGAGATAATATTATGCAAAAGGGAACATGCACATTAAGCTTCATCGAATGGAAATTTGGAATTACAGAGTAAATACTATTTTGTTTCGAAGGACACCATATAACTATGCATGCAACCTTGAAGTAATCAACTGGTAGTCAATGATGGAGATGGTGACATAAATGTTCCAGGCTTTGCATCTCTAGAGTGTTAATTGTTTCTCTGTTTCAAACTTCCTTTTCTTACGGAACATTTGAATTTTGCAGTGGAGTGATTGGATTTTTGCTATGTGCCAAAGAAGGTCCACCGGTCAACTTCCTGACTCCTATAAATCCAATTGAAAAACTGGAAGGggctacagaagctggaaggGAGATCAGATTTTATAATTCAGAGGTCAGTTTTGTTTTATCAGTTACACAGAATTTCTTGTGCCAATATATATGATTCGACCTGTACAGACTTTTTGTCCTAGTATGTGGGATTTAGTCTGAACTATGATAATTATTAAAATCTAATTTGTGTTAATTTACCCTTCTGTGCTATGATGAAGTCTGTTATTTGTAATACAGGAATGTTTGTATACCTACTGTTCCTGGCTTTTGCTCACTTCATTTGACTCCATTCATCCGTAACCCTGATGTTAGATCGCTTCCATTAGGATTCGTTTGCCCTGATTAATTTTGTTATTGAACAGATGCATAGGGCAGCATTTGTTCTTCCAACCTTTGTGAAGAAAGAGCTAGAAGCATATTGCGCTTCCACTGAAAGAGTAAGTTTTTACAATTCAGGACTAGTGATTACTTTATATCTGGTGCGTTTTCACAGTTCAATAATATTTTTGAATGCAAACTCATATGGAGAGAATTTGTGCACCATTTTACAGGAACAGCCAGAGGAAACAGCTGCAACAGCACCAAAGATAAGTGTTGCTTCCAAGAGTGAAATTCTTACTGCATCCTAGACTAAGGCTAGCTTACCTGTTCCTTCCCGGCGCTCTTGGTTATCGCCAGTGGATACCAAGTCATGTACCATCGGCATGGAGGTGTCGGCTCCATTGCGATTAGACGTGTAATGAGGCATCTGTTAATAATTCATGCTCTGAACTATGAGATGAGATTAGCATATGTTCTAAAACGAAAAGGCGAGCTCACAGAGCAATGTATGATAATGAGTGATGAGCATTTCAAATTGCATTTATCGTTTTCTTCTTGGCGAGCGGTGTGTTGGTGGCCATTTCTCACCACTAGAGTGAGGTGTGCATTGCAGCTTGCAGTAAAGAAAATGATTGGCTTGGATacccctccgtcctaaaatatTATTCGTCCTA
Proteins encoded in this window:
- the LOC117859962 gene encoding spermine synthase; protein product: MEGGGAGNGLTGTAQTKGSGGDGSAKPLPPCCVKARAAAPESEAKCHATVVSGWFTEPRSRCGKASKVQYYNNPMWPGEAHSLKVEKILYQGKSPYQEVLVFESTTYGKVLVLDGIVQLTDKDECAYQEMITHLPLCSIPSPKKVLVIGGGDGGVLREISRHSSVESIDICEIDQLVIDVCKDFFPHLSVGFEDPRVQLHVGDAVEFLRNAPEGTYDAIIVDSSDPIGPAQELVEKPFFDTIARALRPGGVLCNQAESMWLHTHLIQDMLSICHETFKGSVHYAWTSVPTYPSGVIGFLLCAKEGPPVNFLTPINPIEKLEGATEAGREIRFYNSEMHRAAFVLPTFVKKELEAYCASTEREQPEETAATAPKISVASKSEILTAS